The Klebsiella aerogenes KCTC 2190 region TACGATGGGCGCATTTATTTTCCTGACCTTTTAATCACGGCGATAACATCGCGTTAATCCGGAGAGAATATGACTTCTATCACTGTATCGGCCGCTGAATTATTACTGCACCGGCTTCAGGCCCTCGACGTGGCCTATATTTTTATTAATTCGGGTACCGATTATCCCCCGGTTATTGAAGCGTGGGCCAAAATGCGTGCTACGGGACAACAGGTACCGGAGCTGGTGATATGTCCCCACGAGAACGCCGCTATTGGCATGGCCCATGGCTATTATCTCGGGAGCGGGAAAGTGCAGGCCGTCATGGTTCACACTAACGTAGGCCTGGCCAATGCCGCCTGCGGCGTCATCAATCTGGCCAACAGCAATATTCCGGTACTGATTTTTGGCGGACGTACGCCAATTAGCGAGCATTCACACTTTGGTTGTCGCAACACGCCGATTGGCTACGGCCAGGAGATGCGCGATCAGGCGGCGCTCATTCGCGAGTCGGTGAAATGGGACTTTGAATTACGCATTGCCGATCAGATCGGCGAGCATGTTGACAGAGCATGGGCGATAGCCCGTTCATTGCCAAAGGGGCCGGTGTATTTGAGCCTGCCGCGCGAGCCGCTATGCGAAACGTTCACGATCGATGAACAAGCGCTTCATGCCTCCCCCACCCAGCAGCCGGTACGCTACGCGCCAACGCGGGCGGATATTGCCAGCGCCGCCGATGCGATAGCCAATGCCAGACAGCCGGTCATCTTCGCCCAGCGCGGCGCAAGAACGTCTGGTGGCTTTGCGCGGCTCAATACCCTGGTTAAGGAGTGGGCTATTCCGGTGGTGGAATACTGGGGCACTGAAGTCACCCTTAGCAGCGACAATCCTATGCTGGCCGGCAGCGATCCCGAAGGCTGGCTTTCTGCCGCCGACGTCATCATCGTTATCGACTCACAGGCCCCGTGGATCATCGAAGAAAGCCGCTGCAACGACAGCTGTAAGGTGATCCAGATCGGCCCCGATCCGCTTTTTTCCCGCTACCCCGTCCGCGGTTATCGCGCCGATATTAACCTGGCCGGAGAAACCGACGAGGTATTCGAACTTTTACAAGAGGCGCTCCAGCCGCTTGTGGCGGCGAAGCAACGGCAGGTGGCTGAACGTGAAAAACATGTGCTTAACCTGATTCAACACGCGAAGAACCAACGTGAAGCCCTCCTCCACGCCAACCAAAAAGGGGCGATTGGCAAACCTTGGATGAGTTACTGTCTGGGTCAGCTTGCCAATCAACATCAGGGGAAGATCGTCTCTGAACTGACAACAATGCCGCAGTTTGCCGGCCTGACTCAGGCGGACAGTTATTATCAGGAAGCGCTGGCGGGCGGTCTGGGTGAAGCGTTGCCCATCGCCTTAGGGCTGCAGCTCGCCCGGCGGGGTGAGCTTATCATCGCCGCCGTTGGCGACGGCTCCTATCTCTTTGCCAATCCGGCGGTGTGTCATCACATCGCGGAAGTGATGAAGCTTCCCGTGCTGGTGGTGGTCGGCAACAATGGCGGCTGGGGAGCGGTGGCGGGCGGCACCCGGGCGCTCTATCCCGACGGCTATGCTGCTAAAATGGACGCGATCCCGGCCACCGCGTTCTCGTCGTCGCCAGATTTCGCCGCGCTCGCCGCCTCCAGCCGCGCGGCTGCGCTGACGGTTTCGCTGGCGGAAGATCTCCCCGGGGTACTGGAAGAGGCGGTCGCTATTATTCGCACTCGCCGACAAAGCGTACTGGTCAACGTTGAACTAGGACGTTAATCGCAGCCAGCCGTTTTAGATCTGCTTCCCGGCATTATCCACGTGCCCCAGCGCTTTTTCCGGGAAGCAGACGTCCCTCACCCGCCGTTTCAGTTCAGCCGCATCCGGAAAACCGCCGTCCTGCTTACGCTCCCAGATTTGTACCCCGTCAACGGTTACCACAAAAATGCCGCCGGTACCGGGCACCAGCGTGACCGAAGCGATATCGGTACTAAAGGTATGCAGCAGCTCCTGGGCCATCCAGCTGGCGCGCAGCATCCAGTTGCATTGGGAACAGTAGTGAATGGTAATCATCGCTTTATGGCTCATGTTGGCTTGCTCCCCTCCGCACGAATGTAAACAAAATTCAGAATAGATGATTATTTTGTTGCAAACGATAATACCTATCATTACCATTCGCAATTACTAAATCAGGAATACCACTGTCCGCCAGGGAAAACACGGACCAACCTGCACTCTGGAAGTAACGCGTGAGCCGATACTAATAATTATCAAGGCGTGGCTACAAATGTACAAATCGACTCAATCAGCAGCATGGTGTAAGAAAAGCCTGCTGGCGACTTCTCTGCTCGCAGCAATCGCGCAGAATGCCGCTATCGCGGCCGTGACCCAGGATAACACGACGGATAGCGCGGAACAGATGGTGGTGACCGCCCCGGCCCCACAGCTGAAAGCCGGCAGCGAGCACTCGGTGAGCGCGCAGGAACTGCAGGACAAAGGCGCCAACAACTTCGGCTCAATCATGCGTTATGAACCCCTCATCAGCGCCACCGGCGCCAGCGGCGGTTCCGGCAACGGTAAAAGCGGTTTCGATCGCGGCGGCTATACCGGCTACAACATCCGCGGCCTCGAAAGCAACCGCGTCGGCATCGATGTTGACGGCATTGCCCAGCCAAACGCCACCGGCCGCGGCTACGTTGGCCGTTCCGGCCTCAACACCTTTGGCATTGGCCGCGATTATATCGACCCCTATATGTACGGCAGCGTGGATATTCAGTCGGGCGCCACCTCAACGGAAACCGCTAACAGCTCAATCGGCGGCAACGTCTCCTTCCGCCCGAAATCGGCGGATGACTATCTGCGCCCGGGCAAAACCAGCGCCTTTGGCTACCAGAGCGGCTACGACTCTTCCGACCGCAGCTGGCATAACGGCGTCACCGTCGCCGGTGGCGATGAAACGCTGCGCGGCATTTTCGTCTACAGCCGCCGCGATGGCCAGGAAACCGAGAACAACAGCGGCAGCGTCGACGCTTACCCGGCAAACTGGCACTCTGACGCGTTTATGGCCTCCGGCATCTGGCAGCCGAACGATGAACATAAGTTCACCAGCACCTTCGACTACTATCACAAGACCAACCACAGCCACTTCGATTCGTGGGACTCCAGCGGTAACAGCGTGATCGGCGCCGCCAACCAAACCAACCAGACGCGGCGCTGGGGGCTGAGCCTGAAAGACGACTGGACGCCGATGAACGATTACATCGACAGCGTCTCGACCAAGGTTTACTACCAGCATACCGAAGCTCACGACTGGACCTGGATGCCGGATAGCGTCACCCGCAAAATGCAGACGGTCAATTCCGACTACGATACCGATACCTGGGGCCTGCAGACAGCGCTCGCGAAAAGCATCGGCCGCCACGACCTGAGCGCCGGTTTTAACGCCAGCACGACCAAAACCCAGCGGCCATTTAGCCAGTCGCCGATCCCCAGCGTCTACAGCGAAATTATGCAGCCGGAAGCGGACAGCCGTAGCTACACCCTCGGCGGTTATGTGCAGGATCAGATCAACTTCGATCTCGATAGCCACTACTTCGCGATTATTCCCGGCGTACGCGTGACGCATCAGTCCACTAAACCGGAAGATCTGTCCGATCTTAGCGCCAACAGCAGCGTGCTCACCGAATCGTCGGTGGCGAATCTGTATGGTAAAAACAGCGACACCCAGGTGCTGCCGTCACTGACGTTCCAGTACGACATTACGCCGCGGCTGATGACCTATCTGCAGTACCAGCGCGGCGCGCAGTTCCCGAATGCCAGCCAGCTGTATGGTTCGTGGAACCTGGGCTCCAGCTATGCCGGCAGCCAGCAGTACGCGCTAATCGGCAACAACGATCTGAAAACCGAGACCAGCGACAATATTGAATGGGGTATCAAGGGCGAAGTCACCGAAGGCATCACCGTGCGTACCGCGCTGTTCTACAACAGCTATAAGAACTTTATCGCCTATACGCGTTATTCGCGCGCCAACAATCCGGGCAAATTCACTAACGTCCCGTCGAATATTTACACCATTTATCAAGCGGAGAACCGCGATAAGGCCTATATCTACGGCGGCGAGATCAGCACTAAATTTAACTTCGGCACCTGGTTTGAGCAGGTGGATGGCCTGAGCGCCACCCTCGCCTGGGGCTATAGCGAAGGGAAATCGAAATCCAGCTACTACGGCGACAAATACGTCGACCTCGACAGCGTCGCGCCGATGAAAGCGATCGTCGGCGTGGCGTGGGACGATCCGGCTAAGCGCTACGGTACGGCGCTGACCGCCACCTTCGTTAAGGGCAAACAGGCCACTGCCACCAGCCGCGAGAGCTACAACAACACCGGCTCCGCCATCGCCGATTCCAGCACCGAATATATGCGCGTGCCGGGCTACGGCATGCTGGACTGGACCGCTTACTGGCAGGTGGCGAAGAACGTTCGCCTCAACGGCGGGGTTTACAACATTACCGACCGTAAATACTGGGACTACCTGAGCAGCCGCAACATCGAGACCAGTACCAATCAGGATGCCAACGATAAAGCGCTGGCTGTGATGCCCGGAAGGACCTGGCAACTGGGCGTGAATATCGATTTCTGATCGCCCGAATAATAACAAACCTGCCCCCCGGCCCGCGGGCCGGGGAAATTCATCGTAGAGAAGGATGTGAATTATGCAAAACGCACACGACGATCTGTGGCAGCGCTACCAGGCCACCAAAGCCCGCTCCACCGCCAAATATGCCCGCGACATTGCCGCAGAGATGGGAATTAGCGAAGCCGAATTAACCGCCGCGCGCGTCGGTCACGATGCCGTGCGTCTGCACGACGACGTACGGGCGATTATCGCCGTCCTGGAGAGCGTCGGCGAAACCAAATGCATCTGCCGCAACGAATACGCGGTGCACGAGCAGGTCGGCGAATTTACCCATCAACACCTGAGCGGCCACGCCGGGCTGGTGCTCAACCCGCGGGCGCTCGACCTGCGCCTGTTCCTCAGCCAGTGGTCGAGCGTGTTCCACCTCAACGATAACGGCCGCCAGAGCATTCAGTTCTTCGACCCGCACGGCGATGCGCTGCTAAAGGTTTACGCCACCGGGAAAACCGATATGGCGGCATGGCAAACGCTGGTAGCCAAATTCAGCGAGACGGCGCCCGGCGCGCTGACGATTCGCCCGGCCGACCGCGTAAAGTACGCCGACTCCGCCGACGCCGCGGCGCTGGAAAAGGAGTGGCGCGCGATGACCGATGTGCACCAGTTCTTCGGTCTGCTGCGTAAACACAATCTTTCCCGTCAGCAGGCCTTCCGCCTGGTGAGCGACGATCTGGCCTGCCGCATCGACAATAATGCGCTGCCGGGACTGCTGGAAACGGTGCGCCAGGACGGCAATGAAATCATGATCTTCGTCGGCAACCGCGGCTGCGTGCAGATCTTCACCGGCGCGCTGGAAAAGCTGGCGCCGATGCGCGGCTGGATCAACATCTTCAACAGCGCCTTTACCCTGCATCTGCGTGAAGACAGCGTGGATGAAATCTGGGTCACCCGTAAACCGACCTCCGATGGCCACGTCACCAGCGTCGAACTGTTTGCCAAAGACGGTACGCAAATCGCCCAGCTGTACGGCCAGCGCAGCGAAGGCCACCCGGAGCAACAACAGTGGCGCGCGCAGGTGGCGCGTCTGTGCGCGGAAGGGCAGCCGGCATGAAACGTTGGTTAATACTGCTTGCCGCACTGCCGCTGTTCGCCAGCGCGGCCGCCGAACGAGTAATTTCCCTCGGCGGCGACGTTACCGAAATTGTCTACGCGCTGAACGCCGGGCAGCAGCTGGTGGCGAAAGACAGCACCAGCACCTGGCCTGCCGCCGCGCATAAGCTGCCGGATGTCGGCTATCTACGGCAGTTAAACGCCGAGGGGATCCTCTCCTTACGCCCGCAGCTGGTGCTGGCCAGCGCGCAGGCGCAGCCGTCGCTGGTGCTGCAGAAAGTGCAGGACAGCAAGGTGACGGTCGTCAACGTGCCGGGCGGCGATAACCTTGCCGCCATCGATAACAAAATCGCCGTTATTGCCAAAGCATTAGGTAAAACTCCGGCAGGCGACGTGCTGCGCCAGCAGGTCAAGCAGCGGATAGCCGCCATTCCCTCACGGCCTATCGCCAAACGGGTGCTGTTTATCCTCAGCCACGGCGGGATGAATACCATGGTGGCCGGACAGCACACCGCCGCCGATGGCGCGATCCGCGCCGCCGGGCTGCAAAACGCAATGCAGGGCTTTGACCATTATCGCGCGATGTCGCAGGAAGGCGTGGCCGCAAGCCAGGCGGATCTGGTGGTGATTTCCGCCGATGGTCTCAAGGGGATGGGCGGCGAAAGCGGGTTATGGAAATTGCCCGGTCTGGCGCAAACACCCGCTGGCCGCCATAAACAACTACTGGCGATCGACGATATGGCCCTGCTTGGCTTCGGCCCGCGTACGCCGCAGGCGATCCTCGAACTGCGGAAAAAAGCGGAGCTGTTGCCCTGATGCGCCCTGCCCTCGTTCGCCATTTGCTGTTGATGGCGCTGCTGCTGGTCGTCTTGACGCTCTACGCCACCACCCTCGGCGCAATGCGATTGCCATTGGTCAACCTGCTGCCCTCCGGCGATGAAATCCTGCGCCATATCTGGCTGACGATCCGTCTGCCGCGAGTGCTGCTGGCGCTGCTGGTCGGCGCCGCGCTGGCGCTGTCCGGCTGCGTGATGCAGGGGCTGTTTCGCAACCCGCTCGCCGACCCGGGGCTGCTGGGTATCAGCAGCGGCGCGGCGCTGGCGGTGGCCTGCTGGCTGGTGTTGCCGCTCAGCGTGCCGGCTCTGTTAGCTCTGTATATGCCGATGCTGGCGGCGTTTATCGGCAGCCTGGCGGTGATGGCAGTGATTTTTATCCTCAGCCGCGCAGGTGACGGTTCGCTGTCGCGGCTGCTGCTGGTGGGGATCGCCATCAACGCCTTATGCGGCGCGCTGGTCGGCGTGCTGGCGTGGCTAAGCAACGATGCTCAGCTACGCCAGCTGTCGCTATGGGGGATGGGAAGCCTCGGCCAAGCCGAATGGTCGACGCTGCTGGTGGCGGCCAGCCTGATTATTCCGGCGTCAATAGCGGTGTGGCGGATGGCAACACGTCTTAACCTGCTGCAACTCGGCGATGAAGAGGCGCACTATCTCGGCGTTAACGTGCGGGCGATACAGCGGCTGCTGTTGTTATGCAGCGCGGTGCTGGTTGCCGCGGCGGTGGCGATAAGCGGCGTCATCGGCTTTATCGGCCTGGTGGTGCCGCATCTGATGCGAATGTGGCTGGGGGCGGACCACCGCGGGCTTATCCCTGGCTCGCTGCTGGCGGGCGCGATTCTGCTGCTGATTGCCGATACCCTGGCGCGCACCGTCGCCGCGCCGGCGGAGATGCCGGTGGGGCTGCTAACCAGCCTGCTCGGCGCGCCGTGGTTCCTGTGGCTGATATTTCGTCGGGAGAAACCAATCCATGGATAAAGACTATCGGGCGCAAGGGCTGTCGCTGCGGCTCGGCCAACGTCAGGTGATTGACCAGGTTTCGCTGACGCTTCGCGGCGGCGAGATGACCGCGCTGATCGGCCCGAACGGCGCGGGCAAATCCACCCTGCTGCGGCTGCTAACCGGCTTCCTTACCCCGGATAGCGGCGAACGCATGATGGACGGCAAAGCGCTGGAGCGTTGGTCGCCGCAGGCGCTATCGCGCCGCCGGGCGGTGATGTTGCAGCGCACTCCACTCCAGGCCGACTGGACGGTGGAAACGGTTATCGCCATGGGGCGCTCGCCGTGGGAAGCGACCGCCAGTCCGCAGACTCTGCGCGATGTTATGGCGGAAACCGGCTGCGATCATTTGCGCGGCAGGCGCTATCCGTCGCTTTCCGGCGGCGAGCAGCAGCGGGTACAGCTGGCCCGCTGTCTCGCGCAGCTGTGGCAAAACGGCGCGCCGCAGGGATGGCTGTTTCTGGATGAACCCACCTCGGCGCTGGATCTCTATTACCAGCAGCATCTGTTACGCCTGCTCAAGCGGCTGACCGCTTCCGGCCAGCTACATGTCTGCGTGGTGCTGCACGATCTCAACCTCGCCGCCCTGTGGGCCGACCAGATTCTGCTGCTGCACCAGGGACAGGTGGTGGCGCAGGGCACGCCGCATCAGGTTATCCAGCAGGAAATCATTAGCCGCTGGTACGGCGCGGACGTGCGCCTCGGCCAGCATCCGGAAAAAGCGATTCCACAGGTTTATCTGGCGCCCTGAACGTCACGCGCGGCCAGCTTAGCGATGGCCGCGCGTTCGCGAAG contains the following coding sequences:
- a CDS encoding TonB-dependent receptor domain-containing protein produces the protein MYKSTQSAAWCKKSLLATSLLAAIAQNAAIAAVTQDNTTDSAEQMVVTAPAPQLKAGSEHSVSAQELQDKGANNFGSIMRYEPLISATGASGGSGNGKSGFDRGGYTGYNIRGLESNRVGIDVDGIAQPNATGRGYVGRSGLNTFGIGRDYIDPYMYGSVDIQSGATSTETANSSIGGNVSFRPKSADDYLRPGKTSAFGYQSGYDSSDRSWHNGVTVAGGDETLRGIFVYSRRDGQETENNSGSVDAYPANWHSDAFMASGIWQPNDEHKFTSTFDYYHKTNHSHFDSWDSSGNSVIGAANQTNQTRRWGLSLKDDWTPMNDYIDSVSTKVYYQHTEAHDWTWMPDSVTRKMQTVNSDYDTDTWGLQTALAKSIGRHDLSAGFNASTTKTQRPFSQSPIPSVYSEIMQPEADSRSYTLGGYVQDQINFDLDSHYFAIIPGVRVTHQSTKPEDLSDLSANSSVLTESSVANLYGKNSDTQVLPSLTFQYDITPRLMTYLQYQRGAQFPNASQLYGSWNLGSSYAGSQQYALIGNNDLKTETSDNIEWGIKGEVTEGITVRTALFYNSYKNFIAYTRYSRANNPGKFTNVPSNIYTIYQAENRDKAYIYGGEISTKFNFGTWFEQVDGLSATLAWGYSEGKSKSSYYGDKYVDLDSVAPMKAIVGVAWDDPAKRYGTALTATFVKGKQATATSRESYNNTGSAIADSSTEYMRVPGYGMLDWTAYWQVAKNVRLNGGVYNITDRKYWDYLSSRNIETSTNQDANDKALAVMPGRTWQLGVNIDF
- a CDS encoding heme/hemin ABC transporter substrate-binding protein, giving the protein MKRWLILLAALPLFASAAAERVISLGGDVTEIVYALNAGQQLVAKDSTSTWPAAAHKLPDVGYLRQLNAEGILSLRPQLVLASAQAQPSLVLQKVQDSKVTVVNVPGGDNLAAIDNKIAVIAKALGKTPAGDVLRQQVKQRIAAIPSRPIAKRVLFILSHGGMNTMVAGQHTAADGAIRAAGLQNAMQGFDHYRAMSQEGVAASQADLVVISADGLKGMGGESGLWKLPGLAQTPAGRHKQLLAIDDMALLGFGPRTPQAILELRKKAELLP
- a CDS encoding hemin-degrading factor, giving the protein MQNAHDDLWQRYQATKARSTAKYARDIAAEMGISEAELTAARVGHDAVRLHDDVRAIIAVLESVGETKCICRNEYAVHEQVGEFTHQHLSGHAGLVLNPRALDLRLFLSQWSSVFHLNDNGRQSIQFFDPHGDALLKVYATGKTDMAAWQTLVAKFSETAPGALTIRPADRVKYADSADAAALEKEWRAMTDVHQFFGLLRKHNLSRQQAFRLVSDDLACRIDNNALPGLLETVRQDGNEIMIFVGNRGCVQIFTGALEKLAPMRGWINIFNSAFTLHLREDSVDEIWVTRKPTSDGHVTSVELFAKDGTQIAQLYGQRSEGHPEQQQWRAQVARLCAEGQPA
- a CDS encoding thiamine pyrophosphate-requiring protein — its product is MTSITVSAAELLLHRLQALDVAYIFINSGTDYPPVIEAWAKMRATGQQVPELVICPHENAAIGMAHGYYLGSGKVQAVMVHTNVGLANAACGVINLANSNIPVLIFGGRTPISEHSHFGCRNTPIGYGQEMRDQAALIRESVKWDFELRIADQIGEHVDRAWAIARSLPKGPVYLSLPREPLCETFTIDEQALHASPTQQPVRYAPTRADIASAADAIANARQPVIFAQRGARTSGGFARLNTLVKEWAIPVVEYWGTEVTLSSDNPMLAGSDPEGWLSAADVIIVIDSQAPWIIEESRCNDSCKVIQIGPDPLFSRYPVRGYRADINLAGETDEVFELLQEALQPLVAAKQRQVAEREKHVLNLIQHAKNQREALLHANQKGAIGKPWMSYCLGQLANQHQGKIVSELTTMPQFAGLTQADSYYQEALAGGLGEALPIALGLQLARRGELIIAAVGDGSYLFANPAVCHHIAEVMKLPVLVVVGNNGGWGAVAGGTRALYPDGYAAKMDAIPATAFSSSPDFAALAASSRAAALTVSLAEDLPGVLEEAVAIIRTRRQSVLVNVELGR
- a CDS encoding heme ABC transporter ATP-binding protein: MDKDYRAQGLSLRLGQRQVIDQVSLTLRGGEMTALIGPNGAGKSTLLRLLTGFLTPDSGERMMDGKALERWSPQALSRRRAVMLQRTPLQADWTVETVIAMGRSPWEATASPQTLRDVMAETGCDHLRGRRYPSLSGGEQQRVQLARCLAQLWQNGAPQGWLFLDEPTSALDLYYQQHLLRLLKRLTASGQLHVCVVLHDLNLAALWADQILLLHQGQVVAQGTPHQVIQQEIISRWYGADVRLGQHPEKAIPQVYLAP
- a CDS encoding SelT/SelW/SelH family protein encodes the protein MSHKAMITIHYCSQCNWMLRASWMAQELLHTFSTDIASVTLVPGTGGIFVVTVDGVQIWERKQDGGFPDAAELKRRVRDVCFPEKALGHVDNAGKQI
- a CDS encoding FecCD family ABC transporter permease, whose translation is MRPALVRHLLLMALLLVVLTLYATTLGAMRLPLVNLLPSGDEILRHIWLTIRLPRVLLALLVGAALALSGCVMQGLFRNPLADPGLLGISSGAALAVACWLVLPLSVPALLALYMPMLAAFIGSLAVMAVIFILSRAGDGSLSRLLLVGIAINALCGALVGVLAWLSNDAQLRQLSLWGMGSLGQAEWSTLLVAASLIIPASIAVWRMATRLNLLQLGDEEAHYLGVNVRAIQRLLLLCSAVLVAAAVAISGVIGFIGLVVPHLMRMWLGADHRGLIPGSLLAGAILLLIADTLARTVAAPAEMPVGLLTSLLGAPWFLWLIFRREKPIHG